The sequence below is a genomic window from Falsibacillus albus.
CGTAACAGGCATTAAACCGACGGGAAAAGTTCACTTGGGCAATTACATCGGTGCGATCAAACCTGCATTGGAATTAGCCAAGAATAAGGATTACCAGCCAGTTTATTTTATCGCTGACTACCACGGACTTACAAAAATTCATAATGGAGAAGAACTTCGCGATCTTTCCTATGGAATTGCCGCGACTTGGATAGCACTTGGACTCGATCCCGCGCAATTCATTTTTTATCGGCAATCGGATGTTCCAGAAATATTTGAACTGAACTGGATCCTCTCCTGTTTCGCTTCAAAAGGATTATTGAATCGTGCTCACGCTTATAAATCGATGGTCGATGCTAATCAACAAGCAGGAAGGGACCCTGATACAGGGGTCAATATCGGATTGTTCACCTATCCCGTTTTAATGGCAGCCGACATTCTCCTTTTCAAGTCAAGCCTTGTCCCGGTAGGAAAGGATCAGCAACAGCATGTCGAAATTGCGCGGGATATTGCCGAAGTCTTCAACAAAGCCTACGGCGATACCTTTCACCTTCCCACGCCAAAAATTGAGAAAGATTCATCAGTGATTCTAGGGCTGGATGGAAGAAAAATGAGCAAAAGCTATAACAATACAATACCTTTGTTTGAGGAATCAAAAAAATTAAAGAAATTGATCAATAAAATCAAAACCGATTCCCTTCCGCCAGAAGCCCCAAAAGATCCTGATTCCTCAACGATCTTTTCCCTTTACAAGCAATTTGCTGAGGAGGCGGAAACAAAAGATTTCCACGATAGATTGCTGAAAGGAATCGGCTGGGGCGAAGCAAAGCAGGAATTGTTCCAGGTTATGGATAGATTCCTATCAGAGCCCCGTGAAAAATATCACGAACTCATCTCTTCACCGGCACAGCTTGATGACATTTTAACAGCCGGTGCAGACAAAGCACGGAACATCGCTGCCCCATTCCTGAAAGAGATCCGGGGAAAAGTCGGCCTCTAGATAGGTTCGTTCTGAGGGTCCAGTGGATGCAACCAATCTGTATAAGCAATAAAGGAGCATCCAATAAGTGTTTGGATGCTCCTTTTTTTACGCGGGATAATATAAGACCATACTCAACCTGGTCAAATTGTCTCCGGAGTTATGATAGGTATGGGGTCTGTCTGCTTTAAACCGAATGGAATCCCCTTTTCCAATCGTATATTCAAAATTATTGACCCGTACGGTCAGCTCCCCTTCAAAAACGGTCAAGTACTCTTCTGTTCCCTCTCTATGAGGATCTGCTGCTAGAAATCCCCCTTTTTCGATCTCGACCGTGTAGATTTCAAATCGTCTATCGTCTTCATAAGGGAAGTAAGGCAATACACGATACTTTCCATTATCCTCAGACAACGATTGAATTTCATCTCCCAATACGATTTTTGCCTCAGGCTGTGGAGTGTGAATAAGTGAAGTGAAAGGAATTTTCAATCCATTCGCGATCTTCCAGATTGTCGTTATCGTTGGACTTGATTCTCCTCTTTCAATTTGGCCGATCATCGTTTTACTGACACCCGTCAATTCAGCAACCCGTTCCAGACTTAATTTTTTATCCTCCCGAAAGGCTTTTAAATTTTTGGCAATAATTAAATGAACTTCTTCCATAAAAACCATCCCATCCATTCTATACAATATAACGTACATAATGTACAATATAAGGTAAATCGTTATAGTGTCCGTTAAGTACATTATAGCATACAACATTGAGGAGGTTATCGCATGCCCTTTTTATCATTTATGCTTTATGTCTTCGTCACGAGCTTCACTCCTGGTCCGAATAACATTATGGCCATGTTGTTTGCCAACAAATCCGGGTTGAAGAAGACCATAAGATTTTGTTTGGGCGTAAGTGCTGGATTCTTCGTGATCATGCTATTAAGCAGCTATTTTAACCTTCTGCTTAAAAATTCGATCCCCAAAATAGAAAATTTCATGACAGTGCTCGGTTCCATCTATATGCTGTATTTGGCGGTAAAGATCATTTCCAGCAAGAGTACTGAGAGTGATGTCAATGGGAAGAAGCATAATAACTTTTTAACCGGGATGCTTTTGCAATTCATCAATCCTAAAGGGATCTTATACGGCATCACCGTCATATCCACCTTCATCCTCCCCTACCACACTTCCAATGCAAGTTTGCTGCTCTTTTCATTAGGCCTGGCTTCCGTCGGCTTCATGAGCACTTTCTGCTGGAGTTTGTTTGGATCCATGTTTCAAAAGTTCCTATCCAATTATAGGAGCCAGTTTAATATCGTCATGGCTTTACTGCTAGTATACAGCGCTGTGTCGATTCTAGTGCATTGAACAGACTTACATATTAGATAATGGCAGCAGGACTGCTTTAATTGTGATGGAAGGATACATTATTAAAATATAGGGGCGAAAAATGAC
It includes:
- a CDS encoding tryptophan--tRNA ligase, translated to MKKTIVTGIKPTGKVHLGNYIGAIKPALELAKNKDYQPVYFIADYHGLTKIHNGEELRDLSYGIAATWIALGLDPAQFIFYRQSDVPEIFELNWILSCFASKGLLNRAHAYKSMVDANQQAGRDPDTGVNIGLFTYPVLMAADILLFKSSLVPVGKDQQQHVEIARDIAEVFNKAYGDTFHLPTPKIEKDSSVILGLDGRKMSKSYNNTIPLFEESKKLKKLINKIKTDSLPPEAPKDPDSSTIFSLYKQFAEEAETKDFHDRLLKGIGWGEAKQELFQVMDRFLSEPREKYHELISSPAQLDDILTAGADKARNIAAPFLKEIRGKVGL
- a CDS encoding helix-turn-helix domain-containing protein, with amino-acid sequence MEEVHLIIAKNLKAFREDKKLSLERVAELTGVSKTMIGQIERGESSPTITTIWKIANGLKIPFTSLIHTPQPEAKIVLGDEIQSLSEDNGKYRVLPYFPYEDDRRFEIYTVEIEKGGFLAADPHREGTEEYLTVFEGELTVRVNNFEYTIGKGDSIRFKADRPHTYHNSGDNLTRLSMVLYYPA
- a CDS encoding LysE family transporter, whose translation is MPFLSFMLYVFVTSFTPGPNNIMAMLFANKSGLKKTIRFCLGVSAGFFVIMLLSSYFNLLLKNSIPKIENFMTVLGSIYMLYLAVKIISSKSTESDVNGKKHNNFLTGMLLQFINPKGILYGITVISTFILPYHTSNASLLLFSLGLASVGFMSTFCWSLFGSMFQKFLSNYRSQFNIVMALLLVYSAVSILVH